A single region of the Coregonus clupeaformis isolate EN_2021a chromosome 40, ASM2061545v1, whole genome shotgun sequence genome encodes:
- the LOC121571590 gene encoding LOW QUALITY PROTEIN: tripartite motif-containing 13-like (The sequence of the model RefSeq protein was modified relative to this genomic sequence to represent the inferred CDS: deleted 1 base in 1 codon), translating into MIALHCASQQLNTMELLEEDLTCPICCCLFEDPRVLPCSHSFCKKCLEGILEGNNRGPVWRPPFKCPSCRKETPQNGINTLQINYSLRGIVEKYNKIRVLPRMALCKHHSGQPLNIFCATDLKLICGFCATTGDHKGHQFCALEDAYEQEKAAFEELFQGVQSWRRADTLTCLETLEASKKKALQLVSRDAEKVTDYFVKLISTLDHKKNEILSDFETLKLVVMQAYDPEINKLSAALEEQRRALSIAESFRNVTDPLCFLQQMQEFRERLRVVWETPLPSQRDMDVGPLVRNFDVKNWDSVKLKDVDKLSVPHESSAYSSTTRRVGGRTLGRVIMIVVCLLLCVLVLLQPDSLTAVSAQVSLLCHAYLPVLAGWLELATGAWQCWREVVDACVAWWVRG; encoded by the exons ATGATTGCGTTGCACTGTGCGTCTCAGCAGCTG AACACCATGGAGCTTCTAGAGGAGGACCTCACCTGCCCAATTTGCTGCTGTCTCTTTGAGGACCCCCGAGTTCTGCCATGCTCGCACAGCTTCTGCAAGAAGTGCTTGGAGGGGATTCTGGAGGGGAACAACCGAGGACCCGTTTGGAGACCCCCATTCAAATGCCCCAGTTGccgcaaggagacccctcaaaatGGCATAAACACCCTCCAGATCAACTACTCGTTACGCGGAATCGTGGAGAAATACAACAAGATCAGAGTTTTACCCAGGATGGCCCTGTGCAAACATCACAGTGGTCAACCGCTTAATATATTTTGTGCCACAGACTTGAAACTTATTTGTGGATTTTGCGCAACAACTGGCGACCATAAAGGACATCAATTCTGTGCCCTGGAAGACGCATATGAGCAGGAGAAAGCTGCATttgaggagctgttccagggagtcCAGAGCTGGCGCAGAGCAGATACCCTAACCTGCCTGGAGACACTGGAAGCCAGTAAGAAAAAGGCACTCCAGCTGGTTTCCAGGGATGCAGAGAAAGTAACAGACTATTTCGTCAAACTGATCAGCACCCTGGACCACAAAAAGAACGAGATCCTCTCTGATTTCGAGACGCTGAAGTTGGTGGTAATGCAAGCCTACGACCCCGAGATCAACAAACTAAGCGCTGCATTGGAGGAGCAGAGGCGCGCGCTCAGCATCGCTGAGTCCTTCAGGAATGTGACCGACCCCCTCTGCTTCCTCCAGCAGATGCAGGAGTTCAGGGAGAGGTTGCGCGTTGTCTGGGAAACGCCGCTCCCCTCCCAGAGAGACATGGACGTCGGTCCCCTGGTCCGGAACTTCGACGTCAAAAACTGGGACTCAGTGAAGCTCAAAGATGTGGACAAGCTCTCGGTCCCGCACGAGAGTAGCGCGTATAGCTCAACGACCCGGCGTGTCGGCGGCAGAACACTGGGGAGAGTCATCATGATTGTTGTGTGCCTGTTACTATGCGTCCTGGTGCTTCTGCAGCCGGACAGCCTGACCGCGGTGTCAGCCCAAGTCTCCTTGCTCTGCCATGCCTACCTGCccgtgctggctggctggctggagctGGCTACCGGTGCGTGGCAGTGCTGGAGAGAAGTAGTGGATGCCTGCGTT GCCTGGTGGGTTCGTGGCTGA